One window of the Labilibaculum sp. genome contains the following:
- a CDS encoding cbb3-type cytochrome c oxidase subunit 3 has product MKIVSHYLQGIADVGFFPSISLLIFFLFFAGMLWWTFKKSNKEFFTEMESYALDEDSVNSPSEAKE; this is encoded by the coding sequence ATGAAAATAGTTAGTCATTATTTACAAGGCATTGCTGATGTTGGTTTTTTCCCAAGCATCTCATTACTGATTTTCTTCCTGTTCTTTGCAGGAATGCTTTGGTGGACTTTCAAAAAAAGCAACAAAGAATTCTTTACAGAAATGGAAAGTTATGCCCTGGACGAGGATAGTGTAAATTCACCATCAGAAGCAAAAGAATAA
- a CDS encoding cbb3-type cytochrome c oxidase N-terminal domain-containing protein, producing the protein MEKKDKFLEENEHLISDHDYDGIRELNNPMPTWWRYLFYITIVFAAVYMFRYHVFGDDLQIDEYNKEMALAEANKPKTAFDENNLVLMTASADLDNGKAIYDKNCIACHGSLGEGNAIGPNLTDKYWLNGGSLKDVYQIIKVGKPMKGMLAWQNQLSPEQMLQVASYTLSLQGTNPPNAKDAQGDLVE; encoded by the coding sequence ATGGAGAAAAAAGATAAATTCTTAGAAGAAAACGAGCATCTGATCAGCGATCATGATTATGATGGGATTAGAGAATTAAACAACCCAATGCCAACTTGGTGGCGTTATTTATTCTATATCACAATTGTTTTTGCCGCAGTATACATGTTTCGTTATCATGTTTTTGGTGATGATTTACAAATTGATGAATACAATAAAGAAATGGCTCTTGCCGAAGCCAATAAACCCAAAACAGCTTTTGATGAGAATAATCTTGTTTTGATGACAGCGTCGGCAGATTTAGACAATGGCAAAGCCATCTACGATAAAAACTGCATTGCTTGTCATGGATCATTGGGAGAAGGTAATGCAATTGGGCCAAACCTTACCGATAAGTATTGGTTAAATGGCGGCAGTCTTAAAGATGTATACCAGATTATTAAAGTAGGAAAACCGATGAAGGGTATGCTTGCATGGCAAAATCAATTGTCGCCGGAACAAATGCTGCAAGTTGCAAGTTATACTTTGAGTCTGCAGGGAACAAATCCTCCTAATGCAAAAGACGCTCAGGGTGATTTGGTTGAATAA
- the ccoG gene encoding cytochrome c oxidase accessory protein CcoG has translation MAPKNPYTGYRDQLATLNETGKRKWVYAQKPKGKLYNYRNIVSYTLLFLLFAVPFVKLNGEPFLMLNILERKFILFGVHFWPQDFHLFLYSMITLFVFVVLFTVSYGRIWCGWACPQTVFLEFIFRKIEYLIEGNPSQQRKLYSQPMNFTKFWKKGLKIILFYAICFLITNTFLSYIIGIDQLLEIMRAPISEHSTGFIVAVLFSGIMFFVFAKLREQVCSMICPYGRLQGVLLDSNSIVVAYDYKRGEERAPLEAGEDRDADGKGDCIDCYQCVDVCPTGIDVRDGTQLECINCTACIDECNSVMEWIGKSKGLIRFDSEKNIAEGKKQKWPARKIAYTVVLCILLGIVAALFASRSDLEAIILRTPGLMYQPQEGGISNMYNFKVVNKTAFELPIHFKIMNHEGVIKVIGEELKAKASSIKEGVFFAILPQKEITSDNIPITIGVYANERLIEEVKLTFVGPN, from the coding sequence ATGGCTCCTAAAAATCCATATACTGGTTATCGTGACCAGCTTGCGACTCTAAATGAAACGGGAAAACGTAAATGGGTATACGCACAAAAACCGAAAGGAAAATTATATAACTATCGGAATATTGTTAGCTATACACTGCTGTTTCTGCTCTTTGCAGTTCCATTTGTGAAGCTAAATGGAGAGCCATTTTTGATGTTGAATATTTTAGAGCGAAAATTCATTTTATTTGGCGTTCATTTTTGGCCTCAGGATTTTCATCTCTTCCTATATTCAATGATTACACTTTTCGTATTTGTGGTTCTATTTACCGTTAGTTATGGTCGGATATGGTGTGGTTGGGCTTGTCCGCAAACTGTTTTTTTAGAATTTATTTTTAGAAAAATTGAGTACTTGATTGAAGGAAATCCAAGCCAACAGCGCAAATTGTATTCCCAGCCGATGAATTTCACCAAATTCTGGAAAAAAGGTTTAAAAATCATTCTTTTTTATGCAATCTGCTTTTTAATTACAAACACTTTTTTATCCTACATTATTGGAATTGATCAGTTGTTGGAAATAATGAGAGCTCCAATATCTGAACATAGCACTGGATTTATTGTGGCTGTTTTATTTTCGGGCATTATGTTCTTTGTTTTCGCAAAATTGCGCGAACAGGTATGCTCGATGATTTGCCCTTATGGAAGATTGCAGGGCGTACTCTTAGACTCCAATTCGATTGTTGTTGCCTACGATTACAAGCGGGGCGAAGAAAGAGCTCCGCTGGAGGCTGGCGAAGATCGTGATGCAGATGGAAAAGGTGATTGTATTGACTGTTATCAATGTGTTGATGTTTGTCCTACCGGAATAGATGTTCGTGATGGTACTCAATTGGAATGTATTAATTGTACTGCCTGTATAGATGAATGTAATTCTGTAATGGAGTGGATAGGAAAATCAAAGGGTTTAATTCGATTCGATTCTGAAAAAAATATCGCCGAAGGCAAAAAACAAAAATGGCCGGCCCGTAAAATTGCTTACACCGTAGTTCTATGTATTTTACTGGGAATTGTAGCCGCATTATTTGCTTCGAGAAGCGATTTGGAAGCCATTATCCTGCGAACTCCTGGCCTAATGTATCAACCACAGGAAGGTGGAATTAGTAATATGTACAACTTTAAAGTTGTTAACAAAACGGCCTTCGAACTTCCTATTCATTTTAAAATAATGAATCACGAAGGAGTTATTAAAGTAATTGGAGAAGAATTAAAAGCCAAAGCAAGTTCGATAAAGGAAGGTGTATTTTTCGCAATTTTACCACAAAAAGAAATTACAAGCGATAACATTCCAATTACCATTGGTGTATATGCCAATGAACGATTAATAGAAGAAGTTAAACTAACTTTTGTAGGACCAAACTAA
- a CDS encoding FixH family protein, whose amino-acid sequence MKKMSWGTKLAIGASIYIVGILAFVAFSTTQKINLVSKDYYPKEVEYQQQIDKLKNAKKLNETILISQENGKLQFQFPSNMHDQVKGEIIFYRPSDYESDIKTAIELNENGLQELNTDQLLKGMYTIKINWEHDGIGYYKEEAVYLNK is encoded by the coding sequence ATGAAAAAGATGAGTTGGGGAACGAAATTAGCAATAGGAGCTTCGATATATATTGTCGGAATTCTTGCTTTTGTTGCATTTAGCACAACACAAAAAATCAATTTGGTATCGAAAGACTACTATCCTAAAGAAGTGGAATATCAGCAACAAATAGATAAATTAAAAAACGCCAAAAAATTAAACGAAACAATCCTTATATCGCAGGAAAACGGGAAATTACAGTTTCAATTTCCATCCAATATGCACGATCAGGTTAAAGGCGAAATCATATTTTATCGCCCTTCAGATTATGAATCTGATATTAAAACTGCCATTGAGCTTAACGAAAACGGATTGCAGGAACTGAATACTGATCAACTTTTAAAAGGAATGTACACCATCAAAATAAATTGGGAACACGATGGCATTGGATATTATAAAGAAGAGGCTGTTTACTTGAATAAATAA
- a CDS encoding GxxExxY protein, with translation MKDLEIVYKKVLDCAFKVHTELGPGLLESTYEECLYYELSQEGLKVEKQKELPLIYKEIRLESGYRLDLLVEDSVIVEIKAIETLNDKHLAQILTYMKLSKCKLGLLVNFNVKSLKYGIKRVIF, from the coding sequence ATGAAAGACTTAGAAATAGTTTACAAGAAAGTATTAGATTGTGCATTTAAAGTACATACCGAACTTGGCCCAGGATTATTAGAGAGTACTTATGAGGAATGCCTTTACTATGAACTTTCTCAAGAAGGACTCAAAGTTGAGAAACAAAAAGAACTACCTCTAATTTATAAAGAAATTAGATTAGAATCTGGCTACAGACTTGATCTATTAGTTGAAGATTCAGTAATAGTTGAGATTAAAGCAATAGAAACTTTAAACGATAAGCATCTGGCACAGATTTTAACCTACATGAAACTGTCAAAGTGTAAACTGGGTTTACTGGTTAACTTCAATGTCAAATCACTTAAATATGGCATTAAAAGAGTAATATTTTAA
- a CDS encoding sulfite exporter TauE/SafE family protein translates to MVYLSALILGLMGSFHCVGMCGPIALAIPLKTTSWLARISGGIIYNIGRALTYAIMGAIFGLLGRGLVMSGFQQWVSVIMGAIMILSVITPSIYKNRFNAEKGIFSFVGKVKLSLGKLFTQRSYGSLFLIGLLNGLLPCGLVYVAIAAAIATGSSAGGGLFMFIFGLGTLPMMLAISLIGNLITLELRKKITRLIPYAIVFIGILFVLRGLSLGIPFLSPPEKAMHVPTEQVDAAKPKPDCCH, encoded by the coding sequence ATGGTATATCTATCAGCATTAATACTCGGACTTATGGGCAGTTTTCACTGTGTGGGAATGTGTGGTCCTATTGCACTGGCAATTCCATTAAAAACAACTTCATGGCTGGCAAGAATTTCGGGCGGTATAATTTACAACATCGGACGTGCCCTTACCTATGCAATAATGGGAGCCATATTTGGTTTGCTGGGAAGAGGTTTGGTGATGAGTGGATTTCAGCAATGGGTTTCCGTTATTATGGGTGCTATCATGATTCTATCCGTAATCACACCTTCCATTTATAAGAATCGCTTTAACGCTGAAAAAGGGATATTCTCCTTTGTAGGAAAAGTAAAACTTTCCTTGGGAAAACTATTCACTCAACGTAGTTATGGATCGCTTTTTTTAATCGGATTATTAAACGGATTGCTACCCTGCGGTTTGGTTTACGTTGCCATTGCTGCCGCAATTGCCACAGGATCATCTGCCGGAGGCGGGCTTTTCATGTTCATTTTTGGCTTGGGAACTCTTCCTATGATGTTGGCCATTTCGCTAATTGGCAACTTAATTACATTAGAATTGAGAAAGAAAATTACCCGGTTAATTCCTTATGCCATCGTATTTATCGGGATTCTGTTCGTGCTTCGCGGACTGAGTTTAGGAATTCCTTTCCTAAGTCCTCCAGAAAAAGCTATGCATGTACCTACCGAGCAAGTGGATGCCGCCAAACCAAAACCAGATTGTTGTCATTAA
- a CDS encoding SEC-C metal-binding domain-containing protein — translation MKKILNNLLTFFNTTEEDSFYYVRIERNDKCFCSSGKKYKACHYPDHQKKSKVAVKKISETSGEEQIKILSVNRLRKEYYRIKSNVH, via the coding sequence ATGAAAAAAATACTTAACAACTTGTTGACGTTTTTCAACACTACAGAAGAAGATTCCTTTTACTACGTAAGAATTGAACGAAATGACAAATGCTTCTGCAGCAGCGGTAAAAAATACAAAGCTTGTCATTACCCCGATCATCAGAAAAAAAGTAAAGTTGCCGTTAAAAAAATTAGTGAAACAAGCGGAGAAGAACAGATTAAAATTCTAAGTGTAAACCGACTCCGAAAAGAATATTATCGTATAAAATCGAATGTACATTAA
- a CDS encoding cytochrome c, which produces MNKLNVIFLTMLFFLISCGGSEKKNAKEKLVSSEISLIDMEKGAQLYRAKCMNCHMKTGGGIEKFYPPLANSDYLKKHTEDAIKMVKYGSNKPIKVNGVKYNSLMPASGLTDKELVAVFNYILNSWGNDYGEVSLEQVEAVKR; this is translated from the coding sequence ATGAATAAATTGAACGTAATATTTCTGACAATGCTTTTTTTTCTAATTTCTTGTGGTGGATCTGAGAAAAAAAACGCAAAGGAAAAGCTTGTGAGTTCTGAAATATCACTAATTGATATGGAAAAAGGAGCTCAACTGTATAGAGCCAAGTGTATGAACTGTCACATGAAGACGGGTGGAGGAATTGAAAAATTTTATCCTCCTTTGGCTAATTCCGATTACTTGAAGAAGCATACGGAAGATGCCATAAAAATGGTGAAGTACGGAAGTAATAAACCCATTAAAGTAAATGGGGTAAAGTACAACAGTTTGATGCCTGCATCCGGTTTAACAGATAAGGAATTGGTCGCCGTTTTTAATTATATTCTGAATTCCTGGGGGAATGATTATGGGGAGGTTTCTCTTGAACAGGTTGAGGCTGTAAAGAGGTAA
- a CDS encoding SCO family protein — protein sequence MKLKLTVSFLLILITSLSFGQDVKDLYYDIEVGVIEHLDDTIPEDIQLTNEAGELIFLKDQINKPTAIVFVYFRCPGICSPLMDGIADVIQKSDLEIAKDYQVITISFDPQETYDLAVKKKNNYKSLIKGKNTQEGWKFYTGDSLNIAKATKALGFRYKKTGNEYTHAATVIVTSPDGKITRYLNGTYFLPFEFKLAMMEASKGQAGPTINKLLQYCYSYDPVGQAYVLNITKITGTIILVMGLIVFLLLVFKKPKRKRN from the coding sequence ATGAAATTAAAACTTACTGTTTCTTTTCTGCTAATCTTGATTACTTCTTTATCATTTGGTCAAGACGTAAAAGACTTGTATTACGACATAGAGGTTGGAGTCATAGAACATCTTGACGATACCATTCCTGAGGACATACAATTAACTAACGAAGCCGGCGAATTGATCTTTTTAAAAGATCAAATTAACAAACCTACTGCAATTGTATTTGTCTACTTCCGTTGCCCGGGTATCTGCAGCCCTTTAATGGATGGCATTGCAGATGTCATTCAAAAAAGTGACTTGGAAATCGCTAAAGATTATCAAGTGATCACCATCAGTTTTGATCCTCAGGAAACATATGATCTGGCCGTTAAAAAGAAAAACAACTACAAGTCCTTAATCAAAGGCAAAAACACTCAGGAGGGTTGGAAATTCTATACCGGCGACAGCCTGAATATTGCCAAAGCAACAAAAGCACTGGGATTTAGATATAAAAAAACCGGCAACGAATACACTCATGCGGCCACAGTTATTGTAACAAGTCCCGATGGCAAGATCACCCGCTATTTAAATGGCACCTACTTTTTGCCATTTGAGTTTAAGCTGGCGATGATGGAAGCCTCTAAAGGACAGGCAGGACCAACAATCAACAAACTACTTCAATATTGCTATTCCTACGATCCGGTAGGACAAGCCTACGTTTTAAACATCACGAAAATAACAGGAACCATCATCTTAGTTATGGGACTGATCGTATTTCTGTTGTTAGTGTTTAAGAAACCTAAAAGGAAACGAAATTAA
- a CDS encoding cbb3-type cytochrome c oxidase subunit I — translation MSDTVIQNHELNYLEYQGRYKGIFAWIFSTDHKRIGLLYLYSMLVLFSVAAILGLLMKIELIAPGKTIMDAQTYNSFFTLHGITMIFLIVVPGLPAVFGNFFLPLMIGAKDVAFPKLNLLSWWIYILGAAIALSAQFFGDGPPDTGWTFYAPYSFRTGTNMLPAVTGAFILGFSSIATGINFIVTMHRMRAPGMSWMKMPLFPWALYGTSWIQVLATPIVGVTLLMIVLERTLQIGFFDPALGGDPILYQHLFWIYSHPAVYIMILPAMGVISEIIPTFARKTIFGYKAIVVSTLAIAFVGYFVWGHHMFTSGMSGTALYTFSILTFLVAIPSAIKIFNWVATLHKASIDIQTPFLWALCFLFVFMIGGLSGMVLGALSANVHLHDTAFVVAHFHFIVFGGTGYAFFGALHYWYPKMFGRMYDKGWANIGLAVFFTGFNTLYLPMFYLGMIGMPRRYYDYVEEFHGPNIVSSFGAMLMISGLIIIITNLVRSARKGAIAEADPWKGKTLEWTTASPPTLENFAKIPVVTKLPYDYE, via the coding sequence ATGTCTGATACCGTAATTCAAAACCATGAGCTAAACTACCTTGAATATCAGGGACGATACAAAGGAATATTTGCATGGATTTTCTCAACAGACCACAAACGAATCGGCTTGTTGTATTTATACAGCATGCTGGTGCTTTTTAGTGTAGCCGCTATTCTGGGGCTGCTAATGAAAATAGAGCTGATAGCACCCGGGAAAACCATTATGGATGCCCAAACTTACAACAGCTTTTTTACCCTTCACGGGATCACCATGATCTTTTTAATCGTGGTTCCGGGCTTACCCGCTGTGTTTGGAAATTTCTTTCTGCCTCTGATGATTGGGGCAAAAGATGTGGCATTTCCCAAGCTGAATCTTCTATCGTGGTGGATCTATATTTTAGGTGCTGCAATTGCACTTTCGGCTCAGTTTTTTGGTGACGGACCTCCGGATACGGGCTGGACATTTTACGCTCCCTACAGTTTTAGAACCGGAACAAATATGCTGCCGGCCGTTACTGGTGCGTTTATACTGGGTTTCTCATCTATTGCCACAGGTATCAACTTTATTGTTACCATGCATAGAATGAGAGCTCCCGGTATGTCGTGGATGAAAATGCCGCTATTCCCTTGGGCTCTTTACGGTACCAGCTGGATTCAGGTACTGGCAACGCCTATTGTTGGTGTTACTTTACTAATGATTGTACTGGAACGTACCCTGCAAATCGGTTTTTTCGATCCTGCCTTAGGCGGCGACCCAATCTTATATCAGCATTTATTCTGGATTTACTCCCACCCAGCTGTTTACATCATGATATTGCCTGCGATGGGGGTGATCTCGGAGATTATTCCAACATTCGCACGAAAAACCATTTTTGGATACAAAGCCATTGTCGTTTCAACACTGGCAATTGCATTTGTTGGTTACTTTGTTTGGGGACATCACATGTTTACATCAGGAATGAGTGGAACGGCCCTGTATACATTTTCGATTCTGACATTTTTAGTGGCCATTCCCAGTGCCATTAAAATATTCAACTGGGTGGCTACCCTTCATAAAGCTTCCATCGATATTCAAACCCCTTTCTTGTGGGCTCTTTGCTTTCTTTTTGTTTTCATGATCGGAGGATTATCAGGAATGGTACTGGGTGCCTTATCGGCCAACGTTCATTTGCACGATACGGCATTTGTGGTTGCTCACTTTCACTTTATTGTTTTTGGAGGCACCGGATATGCATTTTTTGGAGCTCTGCATTACTGGTACCCAAAAATGTTTGGAAGAATGTACGACAAAGGTTGGGCGAACATAGGTTTGGCAGTATTCTTTACTGGTTTTAACACACTTTATCTTCCCATGTTTTATTTAGGAATGATTGGAATGCCCCGCAGGTATTACGACTATGTTGAAGAATTTCACGGACCAAACATCGTTTCCTCGTTTGGAGCCATGCTGATGATTTCAGGTTTGATCATTATCATTACCAATTTGGTTCGCTCGGCCCGCAAAGGAGCAATTGCAGAAGCTGATCCCTGGAAAGGAAAAACACTGGAATGGACAACTGCAAGTCCTCCGACACTTGAAAATTTTGCCAAAATCCCAGTAGTAACCAAACTGCCATACGACTATGAGTAA
- a CDS encoding cytochrome c oxidase subunit 3 family protein gives MSNHAHIDEHRDDEGAKTGMWIFIFTELLLFGGLFIVYSVYRYLNPAAFHLAAEELDTFIGTVNTVILLVSSMTIAMSISAMQYKNKKLTLLLMGVTILLAVLFMVNKYFEWSGKIAHGIYPGSPTLMEASQGEILFFGLYYAMTGLHALHIVIGVAFIAWVMRLVVKDEVQHDNFAILENSGLYWHLVDLIWIFLFPLFYLIT, from the coding sequence ATGAGTAATCATGCACACATTGATGAACACCGCGACGATGAAGGTGCTAAAACAGGAATGTGGATCTTTATATTTACTGAACTGCTGCTTTTTGGCGGATTGTTTATTGTCTATTCGGTATACCGTTACTTAAACCCGGCTGCTTTCCATTTGGCCGCCGAAGAGCTGGATACTTTTATCGGCACCGTAAATACCGTTATTCTTTTGGTGAGCAGTATGACCATCGCCATGTCCATCAGTGCCATGCAGTATAAAAATAAAAAACTTACGTTGCTATTAATGGGCGTTACTATTTTATTAGCTGTGCTATTCATGGTGAATAAGTATTTTGAGTGGAGTGGAAAAATTGCACATGGAATTTATCCTGGTAGTCCTACGCTAATGGAAGCCAGTCAGGGAGAAATATTGTTTTTTGGTTTGTACTACGCCATGACCGGGCTTCATGCCTTACACATTGTTATAGGAGTCGCATTTATTGCCTGGGTAATGAGACTGGTTGTAAAAGATGAGGTACAACACGACAACTTCGCAATACTTGAAAACAGTGGGTTGTATTGGCATTTAGTCGATTTAATCTGGATTTTCCTTTTCCCCTTATTCTACCTAATCACTTAA
- a CDS encoding cytochrome C oxidase subunit IV family protein, producing the protein MEKEQHTHIVKYKTYVFVLIALLLMTFTSVAITSINLGPYTVSAALLLAGSKSLLVLLIFMHLKFDKKFYSIMIGGVLLLFACVILITFLDYLYR; encoded by the coding sequence ATGGAAAAAGAACAACACACCCACATTGTAAAATACAAAACCTATGTATTTGTTTTGATTGCTTTGCTTCTCATGACCTTTACATCAGTGGCCATAACGAGTATTAATTTAGGTCCGTACACAGTTTCGGCGGCATTACTGCTGGCAGGCAGTAAATCTTTATTGGTATTACTGATTTTTATGCACCTAAAGTTCGACAAAAAGTTCTATTCCATAATGATAGGCGGGGTATTACTGCTGTTTGCCTGTGTGATTTTAATTACGTTCTTAGACTACTTATACCGATAG
- the coxB gene encoding cytochrome c oxidase subunit II: protein MTSKAIPDASNFVKGVDTSFEVILGIIFFFLIAITATMIYFVFRYRKERNPVATQIHGSVSLEILWTVIPTLLVMVMFYYGWMGYKPMKEVPDDAFVIKSVGRMWNWQFEYENGKKTDTLYVPLDRAVKLDLVALDVIHSLYIPSFRLKQDIVPGKKQMMWFIPGREGEFDLFCTEYCGLRHSSMQTSVIVMPQDKFDSWYIDTTETVPLITDKPGALGLIIVKKNGCLACHSLDGSKLVGPSWKGIFGKTETVITNGQTREVNVDTAYVINSIYNPNDDIVKGYSKGLMLSYKNELTEDDIDEIIEFMKTLSN, encoded by the coding sequence ATGACTTCCAAAGCAATACCCGATGCTTCAAATTTTGTGAAAGGTGTAGATACTTCTTTCGAGGTGATATTAGGAATCATTTTCTTTTTCCTCATCGCCATCACAGCTACCATGATATACTTTGTATTCCGATATCGCAAAGAAAGAAATCCGGTAGCCACCCAAATCCACGGAAGTGTTTCCCTTGAGATACTTTGGACGGTTATTCCCACCCTATTGGTGATGGTGATGTTTTATTACGGATGGATGGGTTACAAACCGATGAAGGAAGTCCCTGACGATGCTTTTGTAATTAAAAGTGTTGGCAGAATGTGGAATTGGCAGTTCGAATATGAAAACGGCAAAAAAACAGATACCCTGTATGTTCCTTTGGATCGTGCTGTGAAACTGGACTTGGTAGCTCTGGATGTAATACACAGTTTATACATTCCCTCGTTTCGGTTAAAGCAGGATATTGTTCCCGGAAAAAAACAAATGATGTGGTTCATTCCCGGCCGGGAAGGCGAATTCGATTTGTTTTGCACAGAATATTGCGGCTTGCGGCACTCCTCCATGCAAACATCTGTAATTGTAATGCCACAGGATAAATTCGACAGCTGGTACATCGATACAACCGAAACCGTTCCTCTTATTACTGATAAACCCGGTGCTTTGGGCTTAATCATCGTTAAGAAGAATGGTTGTCTGGCCTGTCACTCGCTCGATGGATCGAAGTTGGTTGGCCCAAGCTGGAAAGGTATATTTGGCAAAACCGAAACCGTAATTACAAATGGTCAAACAAGAGAAGTAAATGTCGATACAGCCTATGTAATCAACTCCATCTACAATCCTAACGATGATATTGTAAAGGGGTACAGCAAAGGTTTGATGCTTTCCTATAAAAACGAATTGACAGAAGATGATATCGACGAAATCATTGAATTCATGAAGACGCTTTCTAATTAA
- a CDS encoding protoheme IX farnesyltransferase, whose amino-acid sequence MSISPKISTLSELGKIKIAVPIAISCFTGYLLYSPEFSLDMAYVVFGIFLIVAGASALNHIQEHKKDALMNRTRFRPIPSGKISISEAVKWSVFFLLSGCGLLALGGTTESLWLAIFSIFWYNLVYTPLKQISAFAVVPGALSGAFPPMIGYAAAGGNFLDWPILALSFFFFIGQIPHFWLLLLLYGEDYKKGGFKVLTDVFSVKQIHNITLIWMLATIMVALLLPIFDVLSSQVLIWSLLAMSLFIIPNSFILLKNYDRITVRKLFLRLNLYFLMIMILISIDKLYF is encoded by the coding sequence ATGAGCATATCCCCGAAAATATCAACACTCTCTGAATTGGGAAAAATTAAAATCGCTGTTCCAATAGCCATTTCCTGTTTCACTGGATATTTACTGTATTCTCCCGAATTCTCATTGGATATGGCTTATGTGGTGTTTGGTATTTTTCTGATTGTGGCCGGAGCTTCAGCTTTAAACCACATTCAGGAGCACAAAAAAGATGCGTTAATGAACCGCACCAGATTCCGGCCCATTCCATCCGGAAAAATCAGCATTTCGGAAGCAGTGAAATGGAGTGTTTTCTTCCTGCTTTCGGGCTGTGGCCTTTTGGCTTTGGGAGGCACTACCGAAAGTTTATGGCTGGCCATATTCTCCATCTTTTGGTACAACCTGGTATATACTCCCTTAAAACAGATTTCGGCATTTGCTGTTGTTCCCGGAGCGTTAAGCGGTGCATTTCCTCCAATGATTGGTTACGCTGCAGCAGGCGGTAATTTTTTGGACTGGCCCATTTTAGCCCTTTCCTTTTTCTTCTTTATTGGTCAGATTCCGCACTTTTGGCTCTTGTTGCTGCTCTATGGCGAAGATTATAAAAAAGGAGGCTTTAAAGTACTGACTGATGTGTTTAGCGTAAAACAAATTCACAACATCACATTAATATGGATGCTGGCTACCATCATGGTCGCTTTGCTGCTTCCCATATTCGATGTTCTCTCGTCACAAGTTCTGATCTGGTCTTTGCTGGCCATGTCATTATTCATTATCCCCAATAGTTTTATTCTTTTAAAAAATTACGATAGAATAACGGTTCGGAAATTGTTTTTGCGCTTAAACCTGTATTTCCTGATGATCATGATCCTGATTAGTATCGATAAACTTTACTTTTAG
- a CDS encoding cation transporter: MKKILIVVFAIAFLAACQSNTKKAESKKTETTQVVDYETMELTVTGMTCTGCENTIKNSLKQIDGVVEVEASHTNSKVTVKVEKDKVTREEIAQQIEAVGYNVEK, encoded by the coding sequence ATGAAAAAAATTCTAATCGTAGTATTTGCAATTGCTTTCCTGGCCGCTTGCCAGTCGAATACTAAAAAAGCAGAGAGCAAAAAAACCGAAACAACACAAGTGGTTGACTATGAAACAATGGAATTGACCGTAACCGGTATGACCTGCACCGGCTGCGAAAACACAATTAAAAATAGTCTCAAACAAATTGATGGGGTTGTTGAAGTGGAAGCTTCCCATACAAATAGTAAAGTAACTGTTAAAGTGGAAAAGGATAAAGTTACCCGTGAAGAAATTGCACAGCAGATTGAAGCCGTTGGTTACAATGTAGAGAAGTAA